The DNA segment TCCACTGTTGGCTTGATTCACAAAGCAAGAGTTAACCCAGCATCACCACTGAattccccagcacagctgcttctttGCTATTTCACCTCTGCTCATCCTGCATCAGGAACCATCGTCAAAGGttgcaaaaccccaaaaacacatttcagacaGCATATCGTTGTTCACAGACTTCAGCTACATCAGTTTATATCAGGATTAAGAGACAGGGTTTCTCTCTgtaatgaatttattttgccAGAATTTCCTCACTGTGCTGGACCCTCACCAGCTTCCCTTCCTTGGTTTACTCTTACCTGCTGTGGTTTCTCCAAAATTCCCCTCTTATTTTGAAGGAGATTTCAACACATTTGAGGATGCCCTTGGTTTTGATGGTATTGGACTCCATCAGTGCTGACGACCACAGGGTTGTTTAGCCAGGTTGCCCAGCTTTTGCTGGCAAGACACTTCTCCAAGTGAAACGAATCCCAGGTTTGCCTAAGCTTCCAGGCTCAGAAACCCCACTGATTTCTTCACAGCCACTAAGCACTTTGGTCTTTATCAGCAGGGCCGTATGACTTGAAGCCTTTGCCCCAGGGAGCAAACAGGGTCTATATTAGATGACATCAATGCCACAAACTTATCTTCTGTCACTGGAAGTCTCTCCCAAGGGAAAAGAGACCATCCATAGGATACTTCCTAAGTTAGACCCATGAGCCTGCTCCCAGATAGCTTGTTGCTTTGAAGTAAACAAGCAGTCAACCCACAAGCTGTctttcttcttgcatttttgAGTCATCATGTTTGCAAGACATCTACAAATAGCTCAGATTCACTTTAAATAGGTGCAAGCAATTACTGCCTAGGGAGGGTGCGCTCCTCTACTACAAACAGGTGCTTCAGCTCTCTCCCAGCAGCACGAGCATTGCAGGCAGCTGATAACACCAGCGAGGGCCAAACCCTCTCTCAGGCTACAGTTTTTAAGTATAAAAGCCCTATTTCCCCTCCAAATAAATGAATGCTAATCATAGTGAGCCTCACAGAGAACAGTTCccaaaaggcaagaaaagtaAGCGGAGGAGCTGAGCTCAGCCAGATCACATCCTTTCTATCTGGGGTACTGCAGCAATTCTCACCTGATGCTTTTGGGTACTTACCATGCAATGAATGGATTTGAATTTTCAAGTTCCTATAAATTGCTCACACATGGCCCAGTGTTTCTCAGGCCAATAATcctaagtaaaaaaaacccaagataaCGACACAAACTTGAGGGCCCCTCAGACTTTCCTTTTAAAGAGGACTCAAGCATGCAATACTCTGAGAAAACCAATCAGGAAAGGCATCAGCAACTTCAataattagaataatttttatttatttattggatTAACCCAAAGTCAGTAAATAAGCAAAAACTTGGAAAAGAATAGATCAAACCTAAGATCAGCTattctagagaaaaaaaaaaagagcaaaaaagaacaaattttccCAGAGTCTGCAGTCTTAAAGCCACAAAAGGACAACAAATCATACATGTAAAAACCTATTCAGCCCTCACAGCAACACAAGCTGGGGACAACCTGGCTAGGGAGAAGCTCTGCCAGGAAAGGCCCTCAGGGTCTTGGTGGGCAGGGAACCAAGCCCTGGCAGCAGAAAGGCCCATACTGTGCTGGGCTGTACAAACAGAAGTACAGCCAGAAGGTTGATGGAAGTGGTTATTCCCCTTTCCTCAGCACTCACTAGGCTGTATCCAGCGTATTGCATGCAGTTTTGAGGTCAGTTCAGTAGAGGACCCCCAGgatgctcagggggctggagtacttgccctgtgaggagaggctgtgaGGCTGGGGTGGCTCATTCTGGCTAAGATACAGCTTTGGGAGTGCTTACAGCAGCCCCCAACACCTATGGAGAAGTGACTGAGGAGTTGAAGCCAGGCTTTAGGCACAGTGAATGGTGGGAGGGTGAGATACTGTGGCtaaaagctgaaagaagagaGGTTCAGACAGAAGACAAGGAGACCCCCTCccctggggacacagctgggcaggggtgTGGGTTGCTCAGGAAGGCTGTGCTGGCTCCCAGTCCTGAGCAGCCTAGTCTGAGCCTGCCTGAGTGGCAGGCTGTGCTTCTTCCTGACCTCCCTCCCCTTCCGAATTTCCCTATAATTTTACAAacttatataaataatttgtctACAATGTTGTAATTTACAGAATCAACAAGTACGAAAATATGTGGACCAACATAGTCGATGCCTAACAACTAGCAGAGCATTTCCAGGAAATCCACCTAAAAAGAATTGCAGAAGCTGGAGTCTTCCCTTACTAGCTGCTTTTTTGCCATTGGGGTAGCACATTACAGCCAAAAAGAAAGCCTAAAAAATTGCTTGACTGCTTtctgatctatttttttttgtgtgtgatctGAGCTATGACGGTGCTTAGGGGATCAGTCAAGGTGGACCTCAGTATATCAGGCCTGTACACACTTTGCCTCAAACAGATTACTACCTGAACAGcgcaaacagaaaacaaataaaatgtccAGGAACCTTTGGTGGATCAATATCAGAGCCTAGCCTTGTGCCCTAACTAGTCACAATGCTAGTCATTGGAACATAGGTCTTCAGAAAGCACAGGAGCAAAAGGGAGAGGAATCATCTGGTTTGTTACTTTGCTTTTCACAGGGCCCTGTATCTCCTCTCCATCacacaaaagcagaacacagaCCTATTGGTCAATTGATTCAGGTGGTACAATGATAAAGAGATCCTAATCAATCAAGGAAGCCATTTTATTGCCTTGCCCTTCTACAGCCACCAGCACCCTTTCTTTCTGCCCCCAAACCAATTCTTCCTGTAATTCTGTGCctctttgaagaaaatctctgaCCGCAGGGgtgcagaaagcaaaccaaattaTCCCATTGAGCTTTTCAGACCTTACAGTGTAGGAATGTTGCTGTCTCCATTTGATATGGCaggctgaaatgaaacaaaagagaatGGGAGAGAACATAACCCTCTGTGGGTTGAGCCtacctttttcttctgacagaCAATATGATTTAATTATTTGCCCTTAAGGTGGAGTGTTCttgaatgacaaaaataattaaataaaaacaagacagTGATCTTTGAGCTAGTAAGGGCATATGAATAATAACACTATGACCTAGTGGCAAAGGAGGGGtaaggggaggaaggaaaacactggGCACTGGGACTCCCTCTTCATTGGTCATCTTAGAGCATCATGTGGCCAAGGCTTCTTTTTAAGGATAACTTCTGATCTCTCTGAGCTCACACTATTCTCCTGtcctgcatttctgtttcatccTGTGGAAGACTTCTCTGTAGCCTGACAAAATGTGTGACCAGTTTGTGGGCACCTGGAAGCTCCTTTCTAGTGAAAACTTTGAGGACTATATGAAAGAGCTGGGTGAGAATTGTTATTTGGAGTTGTATCTGGGACAGGGAAGGAATGCTGATTTTTGAACTGTATTCCTTACTTGCTTTTTCTGGCTGTGCTGTTTACCAAGGGGGCTTTAGTCCAACTATTTTGATCAGATGGTCTTAAACTGGAGAACTTGGTTGTTTGAGTTAGTTGTGTCAAGTTCCTATAACATAGAAAAACCTTGACTGGAAAGAATAGTTTCAGGTAAGCCAAGTCTGTGCATGCCTATTTAACAGTATTATAAATGGAAGTAAAACACATCACTGCAATATTTGGTGTGTATCTGCTTTTACACTTGGACATACAAAGCTGTGTAATGCTAGGATGCAGCAAGCTTCTCTGTGGCTAAAAGCAGCACACCTATACTTCTTTATATTGCTACTGGACTAGGAGACCAATTAATTGTCATGGCTATTACAGTGAATGAAACTCTGTAGCTGCCTCCAGTGAATATTAACAAAGAGAATTGCATGGATTCATGTAGATACTTGCAAAAGATTTGAGGGATAACACTCTTCTCTAAAGGTGTTGACTTCTTCCTTAGAATTGAAACTGGGCTTTAAAAGGTTTCCGCATTCTTTTAGTGTGGAGGAAGTATGGGGTAACTTGCACTGATTGGATCAGTACATGCTAAAAAGCTGGGGGGTTATTTGGAGATGAGGGGTAAAACACTCGTTGACACTTATGCAGCATTCAGACAGCTTTCAGTGAGACTCTTGCACTCTTAATCTTTACCCCAGATTTTACTCAGGACATAACCATTGCCAGCTATTTCTTAatcatttccttttattcagCCTAGCCACTGATAAATATAAAAAGTgcctcttttttgtttgtttgtttttttcttgtttggttggttggttttgtggcTTAGAAAGTATCATATATTTCTGCTTATTTACTTTTAGATACAGTTAGCATGCAAGTTAACATATAAACCACTGCAGTTATTTTGAACAAGTGTATGTACAAATACATGGCATTAAAATCTTGTTTCAgtcttcaaaatgcttttacCATTCTGACAACGACAGAGCAGAGAATTTCCTTACATCATCCCAACTGACTTTGTCTATAGCCGTACCAAGCTAGTGAGATGTTACAAAGGAACTTCTGCAACATAGAATTAAtagaaaattcagaaagtaaTAGGGAAAACAGTACTAAattctttccccaccccacccccaataaataacaggaaaacattgtgtaaagaaaaaaaatttcatagTGTTCTGTCTTATTTACAGGTGTGGGGTTTGCTACCAGGAAAATGGCTGGTGTGGCCAAGCCCAACGTAACTATCAGCATCAATGGTGATGTGATAACCATCAAAACAGAAAGTACCTTCAAAAATACAGAGGTGTCTTTCAAGCTGGGTGAAGAGTTTGACGAGACTACAGCagatgacagaaaaacaaaggtgAGTCCAAAACCAGCACTTTCCAAATACATGTCTCAAAAGGGatgggggagcaggaggatggaGTTGTGATTTTTTGTCACCCAGTGTAGAAATGCTGCCTTCAAAGGTAAGCGTGCTGTGGGTGCTTTGTGCTTCAGTGTTGCTTGGACATAGAAACAGTCTTCTCTTCAGCCCTGATGAAGCAGTCgcactgtctttttttctttggcagaaTGTCATAACCCTAGACAACGGCATACTGAACCAGGTGCAGAAGTGGGATGGAAAAGAGACtatcataaaaagaaaagtggtgGATGGGAACCTGGTCGTGGTGAGctcatttttgttatttaaccACTGAATTCATTGTGCAAAATTAATGTTTGGCAGATGTGTTACACCGGATTCGAACACAGGGAGCGAAAGCTTTGTGCACTTGGTGAGAAGTCTCTCTGAATGAGTCTGGAGTatatattaaaactgaaatgttgtTAAATTTGCAGCACGGTATAGAGATGCCCATTCTCCATTCATAGCAAGACATGATTAGGAAGAGAAAACCAACATCACTGTGAGGGAAATTTTTATATCTCAGAATCTTTAAGTTCTGGACAGTATAGTGGAAGCATTAGCAAAGTCCCTGTTAAGTCCATCAGCACTGTGCTGATGCAAAATACTCTTGTTTATCTCCAGTACAGACTCAACAGCCATCTGTGGGAACCATGCTGTGGATCACCACAACTGTGTCAATAAGATGATGttatacagaaaaaggaaaaaaaaaaacccaaaaacccaaacctgtaTCTGTGCCCTGTTGGTTGGTGTTATCTGGTCAGAGTGTTGTGATTGACTTGGTGCCAGTAAGGCACACCTGCAGCTTGGGgcttcctggctctgctctccaATTTTAGGAAAGACATTCTGATGAATCTGGAGAGGCCTAAAACTGTGTTcataaaaagcagctgagaatcCTACGTGCTATAAAATgatacacatacacaaaattcCTGAAGAGTTCTGCCCTTCCCTAGGGAAAATTAATATGTCCATAAACTGGAGAagaccagaagaaaacaaatagaaattgTTTTGTTCAATCTTTCTTAATGAAGTCGTTACCAAAAACTAAGTTTGATCTAACAGAAAAATAGACCAGGAGAGGCTGACACCAGCAGCTGCACGTCTGAAAGCTGTGTAGGATTCTGTGAGTAAGTGttgtgcacatgtgtgtgaAGACAAGGCACAGCTGCaaaaggtgaaaggaaaaaagactaATGCCCAGCTCCAGAGTTCAATACCCTCCATAGAAGTTCTAGGATCCTTCTTTAGAGACCTTTAAGAGGAGATTAGAAAACTCCTGGGGGTCACTGGAGCAGTCCTCTGATGTTCTTTCAGTCCTATGCTTGTATTTCAGACTGTTTCTGAAGCTCCCAAAATGGAATTTCACTCTTTTGGCAATAGGTTTtagaggaggagaaaagcaaatttttttcttacactggCTCATAATGTATAAGTAATTCTTTACCTTCGGataacaaacattttaatgagaGTTAAAAGCTGATTAGATTTGCCTTTCTTTCCAGGAATGCACCATGAATAATGTTACCTGCAAAAGAGTTTACgaaaaagcatgaagaaacCATCTTCACACAGGACTAATGCttaaagctggagaaaaataacttaACCAAAGGATAAAACCTCCACAAAtccattttaaagagaaaagtaCTTTTTACAGATCTATCCCCAAACAGTTACATGTAGTTAGTCTAATTTGTTATGGCTATTCAATAAAATGTTCCGCTTTCTACAACCCATATTTGTGCTGGAGTTTGTTGGGAAGGGGGTTGGGAGGATGTGCGATGTGGGAAGGGGTACTGTGCAGAAAAGCATCGTGTGAGAGCTAGTACCACACGGTAACTGTGCCCCATCTCACTGTGGAAAAAGGATCAGAGATGATCCAGTGTGTGGCACTTTATTGTGTGGTAGTGATAGATGTAGACTTGAACACAAAAACATGCTCCTGTGAGCACTCTGTGTGTGTTGCCCACACAAAGGAGTTTGTTCCTGGCTTTGAGCAAAGGACGTTGttcctggggcagggaggaaggtgaCAACTGTGGATGCGCAACATGTTGGTTTCCAACACAAGCTAGGAACTGCACCTCCTCCTCACACAAATGCCGACAATTTTAAACCCAGGGATCAT comes from the Falco rusticolus isolate bFalRus1 chromosome 3, bFalRus1.pri, whole genome shotgun sequence genome and includes:
- the LOC119145454 gene encoding fatty acid-binding protein, adipocyte produces the protein MCDQFVGTWKLLSSENFEDYMKELGVGFATRKMAGVAKPNVTISINGDVITIKTESTFKNTEVSFKLGEEFDETTADDRKTKNVITLDNGILNQVQKWDGKETIIKRKVVDGNLVVECTMNNVTCKRVYEKA